Genomic window (Papaver somniferum cultivar HN1 unplaced genomic scaffold, ASM357369v1 unplaced-scaffold_0, whole genome shotgun sequence):
cgcaaatccttattcttctgaaaacacctacaaatatataaaataaccaaataagtacaaaaatgggtgctaacactatatacaattgagatatattagacacataaatgcgtctatcactgacttcataacatgcctagcgtaTTCTAAGCCCTgcacttgtaaagaagccttgatatctactgaaaccccattctggtaagaagcttcatttagtgaaatggactcagtctgtcggaacctgacttgggaggtttatagtttacctccagagagtaagaccatgatatgtaaatgagtctttaagaggaaacattaggtatatggaactgtagaaaaatattagtctaagttggtagctaaaggctataaactaaaaaaaggtgtatatttccttgattcttattcacatgtgacgagatttacttacgttgagatgctaattgttattgctgtcataaacaaattagagatacatcagatggatgttaagaccgcttttctaaaatcgtgaattagataaagaaatttacatagaccaacctgaggactttgtagtgaaaggttatgatgacaaagtttctaagttgaacaaaattttgtatggtttataaaataagcacgtaaacagtgacatggaaaatttgatcatgtgataatgtatagtggatttaagttaatgaatctgacaagtatatttacaagtaacttgttaaggatgcctgtgtgattgtatgcttgtatgttgatgatatgattatacttgatacaaacttagatgtgattaattccactaaaaaaaacatgtgctgaatgagaacgttgacttgaaagacttaggccctgttgatgtaatcttagggatgaggattgaAAGATAATCTAGCAttatagtcttagtcgttctcattatgttgaattttgtgcttaagagatacaatcagtgtgattgtaagactgcttgtactccgtaagattattcttgtagactcaagaaaattaaggatagtggagtatcttaacttgaatactcaagagttataggatgtctgatgaatttaatgaactgtaagtgtCCAGACATTTCCTatagtgtgagtaagttaagtagatatacttgttgtccagagcaagagcattgggatgcacttagtagagtattacagtacctaaaatactctattaccttttgtttggtttatgaaaggtatcttgctgtccttgagagactttgtgatgcaaactggatagttgactcagaggagtcctaagtctacgagtggatatgttttcactctagcaggaaggtttgttttggaagatttccaaacatacatatattactcaattcattatggaatctgagagtattgcgatagataaagcacgagagggggctgagtgtctaagatgctttttagaagacattcctctctggcataggcctgtgccagctatatctatatactgtgttagccaagctataatagctaaatctaaaaataactaatctcaattggagttatttccattgattggataaagtccaaggagaatatcgcgcaacctttgacgaaaggttcatcaaagagattgttagaaacacatcgaaggggatggggcttaagctcataaattaaacttgccatgaaagatactcaaccttgctgactgagatcccaagatcaaggtttcgaatgagacaactaatttatggtaggtaaaggtaaacactatcagagaattttattctctgtttcttccctatggtgtagatgtgatagtgttactgcatgtgaaggatgacttttaagaagtcttaatgagttctataatttcaatttaagattgaagtggggtgtagcagtaacactctttatggaaactcacctatcttaaTGAgtaagtgggtcgcttcctatgagaatatgagctttgattctctagagcattttgagaaacatgatatgtccagggccaaattggacaaaacggcacgagcttggcagcaatcttggagatatcacccgtggttgttatcacgaattacatcaaatgctagcagtttaagacatagttcactgtctctaacaagtaattccggtaatatctcactaagcaaaggttcaagacctcatggacacctctgcctaaaatgttatttcctgcgttttttttcgttttgatggttttggtattactggaacttaggacctaaaggtcactaagggttcactagttcatgctttttcactttgatgaaatatacctatagtctcaccatgtgagaactaaagatgaaagctctcaatactattatgatttatgcaatccatagtatgaccctggggtcaacacacttttgtgtgagggagaggccgtagaaatgactagtatgatttcaacacttgcacgatcagtatgtttggatcgtgaggttgggatgttgatttaccaagatctatctgtgttttcatgttttattgagttttcattcatgtgggggattgttggaaaacgattaataaaaaaataattttttaaagttttaataaaaaattataatttattgttttcttttgtgaatgaaactttttagtcccacattgtggagtttccaatttttagtagttttaagaaactatataaacttattagtcccacattgtggagtttccacttcttaaattgttttattccattatataaagaaattcactacttttgtaaaatttatgggaaaggggttgctctatattttagagggacccttaatggaaaatattttatagcgtttcttaagagttcgggattttccttaacggttttttcggagttgccaagctcaagttgagcatctactacatatgctagtagtaggtgtagtagggtgttttatcttggagatatccgtcctgtgagggctatagcatcactcttgagtgtagccgggcgctaatgtcttaagggcaacgtgttgaacacgtgactcactctgtttttccaaagttttgctttgttgctgttgtggagatatgagaagctcgttcgtttcgtcaaccgatcaattccattataaaggagataagtatcaataacttttgcttatttgattttttctttattttaattattgcacccaacagtaAGTTGGGTTTTAATGAATCTTCTTGGTCATGCCAGCGGATTTAGAGAGATTTTGAATTGGTGTAACGTTGAATCAGAATAATATTAGCTAGCATGGGGAGTCTTTGTaacattttaatttttgtttttttgctcctaaataaaataatttcaacatggatttttttaaatttaaatcctTAATCTTGTCCCaattttgattaatttaatctcagaaaaatctacacatttatgcttcaaaagaaaaagaataattacTTCGTTTTCATTACTCTTCAAGACTTATTTTCACGGATTTTCCGGGTGAACGTAAAATTTATTGGCACCAACAGCTAGCTAGTCTATTTAAATTCTAAACCAGTGAGAGAGGATTCAAGACCGCGGAGGGCTTGAAAATTTGACATATTCTATCCAAAGTTCTAATTCCGAAGTGCTTAATCAAATACTCCTAGTTAAAACCATTTACTGATAATTATGAGCGAGAATTCGAATTACATTTTTTTGCAGTCAGAATTGACATGTAAATCCCAAAGGAGGCATAAAGCGATTTCCAGTTTTTCAAAACTTTACGTTGGTTGGCTCTTGACCTCATTGATGAGGGAATGATCAAGACTTTTGATTAGAGAGGAAAAATGGGTTAAGGTTCATTAATTAATTACTTAATTTAACTTTATGCCTCTTGTACTTTGTTTGAACAGAAGGTACCTCACTTTGTTTGGGttttgttgaatttttcttgggtCATGATAATGTTTAAAATTGTTGTTCATTATAGAAATTAAAACtcgtaaaataaaatttaatgtaTAATCAGAAGCGGCTAACTTCAAGAGGACACCAAAATGCTACAACTCCAAGGCACCGGTGAGTACTGTGGTGTAGAATGAGCAAGATAATTGTTTCCTACAAGGTGTTGCAAAGCTTGAACAATTTGTTAAGAGAAAAAATGAAGGGGAAAAAAAATAAGAATCCTGATTTAATTTCGTGAGTTCTTTTGTTTCCTTTGCATTCGATTCTGAGACCTTCTTTTGAGACCAGAGAGCTGATTTTCCCAAACCTCTTTTGTAAATTTTGATGGATGCATAACTGCTGAATCATGGTGAATACCAACCGACAAACCAAGTTGATGATCATAATTATAACGCGAAACAGGATCTGAAAGCGTCTCGTATGCTTTACGAAGCTCGACAAATCTTTCCGTTGATTCTTGTTTTCTTGAAGGGTCGGGACAAATATCCGGATGATATTGTAGAGCCATTCTTCTATAAGCTTTCTTTATATCTTCATAACCAACATTCTTGCTTGAATCAAGTGATAGTACTTCATAGAAATTAGTTTCTCTTTCGATTCTTATGGAGTTGCAATGGTTGTTCACTCTGCACGAAATCGTATATCTCTTGTTGAACAAATTTTCTGACCCTTTTGATAAGAAATCTAACTTTCCTATATTGGTTTGCAAAGCTAAAGACACCTCCATTTGAGAGAGGATTCTAATAAAGTATCGAGAAAAAGATGGAATTGGGTTTGGTTTTTGTTGAAAAACTGAGGGGTTGTTGAATCTTGACGAAAGCTGATACTTATAGGGAGATATATGGGAGATAAGAAAGGGTTTGCTTAACTATCACACAAGGGAAGGCTGcttctttttttagtttttaccAATTGTGATTAAGTTACATTATTAAATTAATTGCTTAAAATATTATTACAAGATCAGAGAGATTACAAAAACTACAGAACATTGAATCAGAATATGGCATGACTCATGACTCGTGAGAGTTTTTACCTCTTTATTGGTAGTTGGGTTAGAGGAAGGCCACAACTAATGTAAGTACGTATGCCTCAAGCTTGAACGCGGGTAACTCTGCAGCTGGCTGACTACTATCGAGATTTTTTAACATGTTTTTGTTCTTTCCCATATAAAACAtctaacaacctcgttttggtttTCACAACTGTGAATATTTAGTTTATTCTTCTTAATATATATAGTGAATAAGATTACATAAGAAGTTACAACAAATAGAGATATTCTAGGAAAAAACTATATTTACGTAAGACTAAGCTAGGAAAGAACTAAtaaactgggaaatctagtaaACCTAGTAGACTAAACAAACCGTGTACAGATATATCGCTaacacccccctcaagttggaggagTCGATCCAGATCAAATACCCAACTTGCTAACCAAATGTTGAAATTGCTTGACACCTAAAGGTTTTGTAAATAAATCTGCAAGTTGTTCAGAAGACTGTAGATGTTGTGGTTTGATTAAGCCGTTGAGCAGTTTTTCCCGTATAAAATAACAATGAATTTCAATATGCTTCGTCCGCTCGTGGAACACTGGATTTTGAGCAATGTGAATAGCTGCCTGACTGTCACAGGAAACAATGATTGGAAGAATGCAAGGAATTCTTAAATCCTGAAACAAATAACGAAGCCATTGTAGTTCTGCAGTTAAATGTGCAAGGGCACGATATTCAACCTCAGCAGATGATCGAGCAACCGTTGGTTGCTTTTTAGATTTCCAGGAAATTGGGCTGTTACATATAGTAACAAGATAGCCAGTAGTGGATCGTCGGGTCATTGGGCATCCTGCCCAATTAGAGTCGGTATATCCTTTGAGTATCAAAGGAGTGGAAGAGGCCAAAAAGATTCCATGACTAATAGTACCTTTAAGGTATCGTAAAACATGATTAGCAGCATCCAGATGAGAAGAATGAGGACGTTGCATAAATTGGCTTAAATAATTCACTGCACAAGCGCCGATAAATACTAGGATCTGGCAAAGGTGTACCAGCCTCGGATGTCAGTTTCAGGTGCGCATCCATAGGAAATGAAGAGGTGCGCGATCCAGTGAGTCCAGAATCCTTTAAGATATCCAGAATGTACTTCCGTTGACAgagaaaaattcctttggaagaACGAGAAACTCCTATTCCCAAGAAGTATTGTAATTTTCCAAAATCTTTGATTGAGAAATAGGACGCAAGTCTTGATTTGAGAGAGGTGATGAAAATATTATCAATACTAGTGATAattatatcatctacataaataaGGACAAAGATGGATGTGTTGCCTTTATGatatgtgaagagagaattgtcaCATAATGATTTTTGAAAACCTTCAACAAGTAACACTGAAGAAAGTTTGGCAAACCATTGCCTAGAAGCTTGCTTCAGcccatataaagattttttttaatCTAAGAACTTTGGAGTGGCCCTCAAAACCTAAACCAGGTGGTAATTTCATGTATATTTCCTCATCAAGATCTCCTTAAAGAAATGCATTATTGACATCAAGTTGATGGAGGGACCAGCCTCGAATGGCGGCAATGGATAATAGCAGacgcattgtgactagtttagcaacaggagcaaaagtatcataaaaatcaattccttcttgttgGGTATATCCTTTTGCCACTAAGCGAGCTTTATATCGTTCCACTGTACCATCCACATTAAATTTAATTTTAaacacccatttacaacctattgccACTTTACCCGGTGGAAGATCAACCTGAATCCAAGTGTCGTTGGCTTGTAGAGCAAGAATTTCTTTGGCCATGGCTGCTCTCCATTTAGGGCATAGCTTGGCCTGTGAGTATGTTTTGGGTTCCTCCGTCAAAATCACCTTAGCTAGGAAAGCTTTATGAGCAGGGGAAAATTTGTCAAATGACAAATATTCAGTCATTGGATAAACTGAAGTGGAATTGCATTTTGGAAGAGTACAGTGATAATCCTTCAAGTACGAAGGAGCAGACTTTGTACGGACTGGCCGTGATGATGATATATCCGGCGCAGGAGATGATGGTGAGTTGCAATGTGATAGTGCAGAAGAATTGTTGCCAGTTTACAAATGGGAGGATGTGGTTTCCATCACAGAATTGTCTGGGGATAGCGTTTCGGCATTAGTTAAGACAGGTCGAGAATGTATAGTAGAATCCTGTTCCACTGGGACCGGAGATGTCTTTGAAATAAAAGATTGTTGTCTAGAGTTATCTCCATGGGAAAGTAAAatggagtcatagaaagcaataTCAGAGTCGCGTATATGTTGAGTGGTAGTTGATTGCGGAAGAGAACCTAGATCATGAAATGGAAAAATCATTTCATGAAATACAACATCTCTGGATGTGTAAATTGACTTGGATTCCAGGTCATATATTTTATAGCCTTTCTGATTATACGGATAGCTAACAAAAATGCCCGGTTTAGCACGGGCGTTGAATTTGTGAGATGGACGTGAGTTTCGTCCAaaacaaagacaaccaaaaaCCCGTAAATGAGAATAAGATGGTAATGTAGACAATAGCATTTCATGAGGAGATTTGTGTGATAAAACTGGGGTCGGCATTTTGTTGATTAAATATGCCGCAGTCAATATGCATTCACCCCAAAAACTCAATGGAACGTTAGACTGAAAACGTAAAGCTCGAGCTACATTGAGTAGATGTCTATGTTTACGTTCGAAAATGCCATTTTGTTGAGGCGTGTAGACACAGCTTTTCTGATGCAAAATACCATTCTGGTGAAACTAAGATTGTAGccctttagatttaaatttagaACCATTATCAGAACGAAAAGTTTGAAGTTGAGGGATGAATTTAGTGTGAGTCACAGAAGATATGGTAGCAATCTTGTGTCCATATTGTCGGATTCCAAATTGGAAATTTTTTTGTAAACacgttagggtttctgattttaCAACCATGAGATAAACCCAAGTGAATCGAGTGTAATCATCAACTAAAGTGAGAAAGTATCCGGCACCCGTACAAGATGCTACGGAAAATGGTCCCCAAATATCAACATGAATTAGCTGGAAAGCATAAGAAGATGAATAAGTACTTTTATTAAATGGTAACCTTGTTTGTTTAGCTAAAGGACATGCAATACAGGAGTGAGTACTCTTGGAATCAATGCAATTAAAAGTACGAGATAATAAACGAAAACAATCCTCACTGGGATGGCCTAAACAGCAATGCCACATATCCATTGGCTTCTTATTtgcaataaaagaaaaaacagaaggaTGGAAGCTAAAATGATATAGGCCCGCAATGCGCctactccatccaatctcctTGTTCGTTTGAAGGTCCTGGAAGACACATGAATCATGAGAAAATTTAATACAACACTTGGTTGTTTTGGTTAGTTGACTAACCGATATGAGATTGAATTTAAAACtgggaacatgaagaacatcaattAATTTGAttgtaggtgataaatcaatattgCCAATATGGCTCACAGATGTAAACGATCCATCTGGCAATTGTACGTCAATTGGTTTATCAACCACCGCATAAGTGGTGAAAGACGATATAGAAGAGCATATGGTGCGTATCACCACTGTCTACAATCCAAGTAGACAAAGAACAAGAAAATACGTGTGGCAAAGAAGACAACAGGGAAGGAGAAAACGTACCTGCGCAGTTTGTCGCTGGAGGAGACACAACATTGTTGCTATTCGGATTGAGCAGGTTCAGGAGCTGAGCGTATTGCTCAGCAGTGATCGACGGAGCCGCGGAAAGCTGGACAGGTGTAGCAACTGTGGCTAAAGCATTGTGAGTAGCATTGTGAGCAGCGGCCTTTGAAGAGTCATTTGGATAACCGTGTAGCTTCCAACAGACCAGTCGTGTGTGACCATGCTGGTTACAGTGATCACAAAAGGGCCGGGGTCGTTTGTTGCCATAGGAGTTTTTGCCAGGAACTGGACGGAATTGCGAGGAAGGACGCTGTGATTTGGCGTCTGTGTGAGAAGAAGCTAAAGCAGCAGATTCAACTATTGGAACAACAACGGAGTTGATGCCTTGCTGCTCTTCTTCCTGGCGTACGAGATTGTACAGTTTGGCAGCCGATGGTAACGGTTAAGTGACTAGGAGTTGGCTTCGCAAGGCAGAGAAACGATCTTGAAGCCCCTGTAAAAACTCCATAGCACGATCTTGATTATGTTGTTCAATAATAGACTTACCAGCATGAAAAATACAAGTTGTTGGAGGTCGAAAAGAATCCAATTGATCCCAAAGAGTTTTGAGCTGGGTGTAGTATTGAGCAACAGAGTTATGCTCTTGTTTCAAGGTGGAAATCGATTGCTTGATGGTATACAATTTTGTGGCATTGGACTGAACAAAATGACTCTTCAAGTCCATCCACATCTCATGATCAGTGTCGAAAGACATCACACTACGACCAATCTCTGGTTCACAGGAGTTGCAAACCCAACTGCCAACAAGATCATCACAGCGTTGCCAGTAAGGTATATCAGCTGGAACTTCTCGCTTAACAATGGTGCCATCAATGTAGCCAAGTTTGGCTTTAGCACTCAAAGCCTTGCGAAAACCGCGAACCCAAGTGGCATAGTTTTCACTTGTGAGAACCGGTTGATAGAGAATAGTTGTAGGATTGTCTGCTAGATGAACATAATATGGACTAGATGGATGAAGGTGAGGATTAGAATCAACAATACCAGTGGTGCTGTTGGTTGGTGATGGATCAGTGACGTCTCCCATTGAAGCTTGTGAAGAGAGAAAAAGAACGATTGCTGCCGGTGTAGGAGTATTGGCTGTCACGGCAACTGATGCTTTGCTGATGCCGATGCTGTGAAGAAAAACTGTTTTCGGCAGGTGAGGAAAAGTTTCTCAGTAGATTGAAGCAACTGAGGCTGTTAAAAGATTGTGAAGGAAAGTTTGTGGGAGATAAAACCTAGCACGAAGATACCATGTTGGATTTGTATTTAGAAGACAATGTTTAATGGTTTTCACAACTGTGAATATTTGGTTTATTCTTCTTGATATATATAGTGAATCAGATTACATAAGAAGTTACAACAAATAGAAATATTCTAGGAAAGAACTATATTTACGTAAGACTAAGCTAGGAAAGAACTagtaaactgggaaacctagtaaACCTAGTAGACTAAACAAACCGTGTACAAATATATCGCTAACAATTAATTTTCCCGTGAACCTATTGAAAATTATTCAATGCTCAGTACTATGTGCCTAACAAAAATGACACAAAAGTGATAGTACGAATAGTTTTGAACTATAGAGGTGTAGAGGAATCTAAATTCCAAAAAAAGGTTAGAGCATTTTAGGTGTTATCCAAATGATTTTTATTCAAAAGCACGTTCCGGTTGTACAAAGTAGGGAAGGATCCGTGCGGTGGGCGCACCAAATGCAATAGTGTGTCGTCAGTCAAAAAAGACCAGCTATACTATGCCTGCCTATAGTGAgctgagtcaaaaaaaaaaaaaaaaaaaaaggttattactTCTTTCAACATTATtcattagagcgtccacagtggtgcgagcataactaaagaccaaagactaaaaaaaaagatcaaatttggatttagtccgtcctgtggcgtagcgggtgacgagtaaatttggtcgcgcgttgatataaagtccgcttcatcgtccaacatagataaagattacgcctggcatggggcgttgataaagataacgcctggtatggggcgttgataaagataacgcctgtatgatacgtgaactatagcaacgcctggtgtgtgggacgcagattatacgttcgccagggttcaaaaataaaaaaataaaaaaatggggcgttgataaagacaacgccccaagcaaagttttcaaaactttgtgaAGGTGGGATCATGAATATATCAACGCCTGGGTgtccggcgttaactttacgtacgccccatccaggcggacattataccaacgccccatccaggaggacataccaacgccccattcaggcggatattataccaacgccccatccaggcggacattataccaacgccctgcatcaggcgttaactttacgaacgcgcggttACAGGCGGACATttaccaacgcccgtcgggtaggcggatattatataaacgcccgactatatttggatttggtcttaatcgccgaccaaacttggtccgagttttactctttgatcaaattttgatcgatggtccgtcccactacgccagcccactcgacaccaaatttgggtttagtcgtccactgcagttgctcttaggaacTTCAATTAAAAAAATCCAATAATTTCAAAACTCATTTACTGAAAGCCCATGCAGACTCTTGTCTACCCTTTGCTTCTGCTTCAGGACTAAAATCATTCTCAACCCAAAACATTTCTCTTGCATCTTCTACTGTCATATCTTTCAGCCTTTCAGCAGCCTCATCACAAGCACTATCCAGTAAGCTCTTTATATTCAAGTAGTTACTagcattaatcaaatcaaaaagcAATTCATTAGTATCAATTGCTTGGAAAAATTCTTCATCCCATTTTAACATCTCTTCCGCATTGTTATTTTCCTCGTTATGATGTTTGTTAAGATACGAGATTATTAGTACTAAAACTTTACTCGAAACCTCAGGCAGTGGAATTATGATATTAGCACCAACAAGTTCACTCCCTTCAATCAATCCTCTTAATGTTGTTGATGCTAAAACAGCTGATTCTTCAATCTCAAGAGTTTCGTTGTCGGAACTTCTTAAAATGAGCATTTTCTTTGTTGATGATGCCGAAGCTATGCTATCATTTACAGATTTTGACTCACCAACTGACTCTTCTGCTTCCGTCTTTGGAGAATAACTCTCGGTATCAAACTTTGCCTTCTTTGCCTCCGGTGCTGCTAATGAACCCCCGTCATCCATCTTTATTTTCTTTGCGTCCGCTGC
Coding sequences:
- the LOC113325826 gene encoding chaperone protein dnaJ 20, chloroplastic-like codes for the protein MEVSLALQTNIGKLDFLSKGSENLFNKRYTISCRVNNHCNSIRIERETNFYEVLSLDSSKNVGYEDIKKAYRRMALQYHPDICPDPSRKQESTERFVELRKAYETLSDPVSRYNYDHQLGLSVGIHHDSAVMHPSKFTKEVWENQLSGLKRRSQNRMQRKQKNSRN
- the LOC113325852 gene encoding SKP1-like protein 11, which codes for MASSSTLAAADAKKIKMDDGGSLAAPEAKKAKFDTESYSPKTEAEESVGESKSVNDSIASASSTKKMLILRSSDNETLEIEESAVLASTTLRGLIEGSELVGANIIIPLPEVSSKVLVLIISYLNKHHNEENNNAEEMLKWDEEFFQAIDTNELLFDLINASNYLNIKSLLDSACDEAAERLKDMTVEDAREMFWVENDFSPEAEAKGRQESAWAFSK